A stretch of Gossypium hirsutum isolate 1008001.06 chromosome A06, Gossypium_hirsutum_v2.1, whole genome shotgun sequence DNA encodes these proteins:
- the LOC107896163 gene encoding cold-responsive protein kinase 1, which produces MDSGIWQSFRFNLEEIETATQYFSESNLLGKSNFAAIYKGFLRDGSAVVIKSISKTSCKSNDSEFLKGLNVLASLKHENVVRLRGFCCSKARGGCFLVYDFIPNGNLLQYLNVKDGDGTVLDWSTRVSIVKGIAKGIAYLHEYKVNKPALVHQNISAEKVLIDHRFNPLLSDFGLHNILAIDIVFGSLKASAAMGYLAPEYANTGRFTEKSDVNAFGTLVLQLLSGKQKVTSSVRLGAETRKYQDFIDSNLHGRFFEHEVAKLARIAWLCTHECPIERPSMEEVVQELGNCNGRP; this is translated from the exons ATGGACAGTGGAATTTGGCAAAGTTTTAGGTTCAATTTAGAAGAAATAGAGACTGCAACTCAGTACTTTTCGGAGTCGAATTTGTTGGGAAAAAGTAACTTTGCTGCTATATATAAAGGGTTCCTTAGAGATGGATCAGCTGTTGTGATTAAAAGCATTAGCAAAACTAGTTGTAAATCAAATGATTCCGAGTTCTTGAAAGGATTGAATGTTTTAGCATCGTTGAAACACGAGAATGTAGTCCGGTTAAGAGGATTTTGTTGCTCAAAAGCACGCGGTGGGTGCTTCCTCGTTTATGATTTCATCCCTAACGGAAATTTACTACAGTATCTCAACGTAAAGGATGGTGACGGCACAGTCCTAGATTGGTCTACTAGAGTTTCCATTGTTAAAGGCATAGCCAAAG GGATAGCATACTTGCATGAATACAAAGTAAACAAACCGGCTCTCGTTCACCAAAACATATCAGCCGAGAAAGTGCTCATCGACCACCGGTTTAATCCCCTACTTTCAGATTTCGGCTTACACAACATCCTCGCCATTGACATTGTCTTTGGTTCACTCAAAGCCAGTGCTGCCATGGGTTATCTCGCACCCGAATATGCCAACACGGGTCGTTTCACCGAGAAGAGCGACGTTAACGCGTTCGGGACACTTGTTCTCCAACTCCTTTCGGGTAAACAAAAGGTGACCAGCTCGGTACGTTTAGGAGCTGAAACTCGTAAGTACCAAGATTTCATAGACTCGAACCTTCACGGTCGGTTTTTTGAACACGAAGTGGCTAAACTAGCAAGAATAGCATGGCTTTGCACTCATGAATGTCCTATAGAAAGACCATCAATGGAGGAAGTGGTCCAAGAATTGGGTAACTGCAATGGCCGTCCTTAA